A section of the Pseudomonadota bacterium genome encodes:
- a CDS encoding GerMN domain-containing protein, with protein sequence MAKSEKIKRLINIINRPVSSRKLTIIFILLAILVATLIITYKKNTIIIESKRYIAPIEKDAVFVFYPVNQEKLGKKALEIKPRISEQEKADIIIKELKKEKCVPDNLKLYELATDGDGIMYLNFSKDILNAKARTAKEITMTYAIINSFLSSFKDIKKVQFLVEGQPVYTINGLIYTYMPIEFNKDLMED encoded by the coding sequence ATGGCGAAGAGTGAAAAGATAAAACGTCTAATCAATATTATAAATAGACCGGTTAGTTCCAGAAAACTCACTATAATATTTATTCTGCTGGCTATACTTGTTGCTACACTCATAATTACATATAAGAAAAATACGATAATTATTGAATCTAAAAGGTATATTGCACCAATTGAAAAAGATGCTGTGTTCGTATTTTACCCAGTAAATCAGGAGAAACTCGGGAAAAAGGCCCTGGAAATTAAACCCAGGATATCAGAACAAGAAAAAGCTGATATAATAATAAAGGAGTTAAAAAAAGAAAAATGTGTACCCGATAACCTCAAACTATATGAACTGGCAACAGATGGGGATGGTATCATGTACTTAAATTTTTCAAAGGATATCCTGAATGCAAAAGCGAGAACAGCAAAAGAAATTACAATGACATATGCAATAATAAATTCCTTCCTTTCAAGTTTCAAAGATATTAAAAAGGTCCAATTTCTTGTGGAAGGACAGCCTGTCTATACAATAAATGGTTTAATTTATACCTACATGCCGATCGAATTTAACAAAGACTTGATGGAGGATTAA
- a CDS encoding cysteine hydrolase, which yields MNPAVIIVDMLEGNYGENRKGEREEEKIIPHVRDFLKTCRNLSIPVIFACDSFMENDFIFKGRMKPHAIRGTKGTHPLSDLEPQNTDIVIEKRRFSAFFKTDLDQTLRTMKIDTVAVGGINTHFCVLATAFDAVCHDFYTIILEDLSAAYKKEIHQAFIEAYRNSAIYPIFRVLKSREFLNIFKNEETGFKKHP from the coding sequence GTGAACCCTGCGGTAATTATTGTTGATATGCTTGAAGGTAATTATGGCGAAAATAGAAAGGGAGAAAGGGAAGAAGAAAAGATTATACCCCACGTAAGGGACTTTTTGAAAACATGCCGGAACCTTTCAATACCTGTTATATTTGCCTGTGACAGTTTCATGGAAAACGATTTTATATTTAAGGGGAGGATGAAACCCCACGCTATAAGAGGAACAAAAGGAACACACCCGCTTTCAGACCTCGAACCCCAAAATACTGATATAGTAATTGAAAAAAGAAGGTTCAGTGCCTTTTTTAAAACAGACCTTGACCAGACCTTAAGGACTATGAAAATTGATACGGTTGCAGTTGGAGGGATTAACACACATTTCTGTGTCCTTGCCACTGCCTTTGATGCAGTGTGCCATGATTTTTATACGATAATCCTTGAAGATTTAAGCGCAGCATACAAAAAGGAAATCCACCAGGCATTCATCGAAGCATACAGAAATTCTGCAATATACCCCATCTTCAGGGTTCTGAAATCACGGGAATTCTTAAATATCTTTAAAAATGAGGAGACAGGGTTCAAGAAACATCCTTGA
- a CDS encoding TatD family hydrolase — protein MFIDSHCHLEMESFDKDREEVIKRCIQEGLVYILTVGTEERYFKKVIEILNKHPSIYGAIGIHPHNGKDYNNSLAEKIRPYLNHKKIVAYGEIGLDFFKNYSPRDSQIKAFTGQLELAKKAGLPIIVHSRNAKEETLKILKESNNGSTGGVIHCFSYDLDTAKKVLDMGFYISIPGTITYSNTQKLIDVVRYTPVDRLLAETDAPFLTPSPYRGKRNEPWFVKLTIKKIATIKHKKVEELALNLCDNFSRLFLKNLKGDKR, from the coding sequence ATGTTTATAGATTCCCACTGCCATCTGGAAATGGAATCATTTGATAAGGATAGAGAAGAAGTTATAAAAAGGTGCATACAAGAAGGGTTAGTTTATATCCTTACTGTTGGTACTGAAGAAAGATACTTCAAAAAGGTAATAGAAATCTTAAACAAACATCCCAGTATTTACGGTGCTATTGGCATACATCCTCACAATGGCAAGGATTATAACAATAGCCTGGCAGAGAAGATAAGGCCTTATCTCAATCACAAAAAAATTGTCGCCTATGGGGAGATAGGACTCGACTTTTTTAAGAACTATTCCCCGAGGGATTCACAAATCAAGGCATTTACAGGACAATTAGAGCTTGCAAAGAAAGCTGGCCTCCCTATAATAGTCCATTCAAGAAATGCAAAAGAGGAAACATTGAAAATTCTAAAAGAATCAAATAATGGTAGTACGGGAGGTGTCATCCATTGTTTTTCCTATGACCTTGACACAGCAAAGAAGGTCCTTGACATGGGTTTCTATATATCTATACCTGGAACGATAACCTACAGCAACACACAAAAATTAATAGATGTTGTAAGGTATACACCGGTTGACAGGTTGCTCGCAGAAACTGATGCACCATTTTTAACACCCAGTCCATACAGAGGAAAAAGAAACGAACCCTGGTTTGTAAAATTAACTATAAAAAAAATAGCAACCATCAAGCACAAAAAGGTAGAAGAACTTGCATTGAATTTATGCGATAATTTTTCAAGGCTTTTTCTCAAAAACCTGAAGGGAGACAAAAGGTGA
- a CDS encoding AAA family ATPase has product MGLINIIDKNVKLIMVGGKGGVGKTTCASAISLKIAMDGRKVLIISSDPTPSL; this is encoded by the coding sequence ATGGGATTGATAAATATTATAGATAAGAATGTTAAGCTCATTATGGTCGGTGGGAAAGGAGGGGTTGGTAAGACAACATGCGCTTCTGCCATTTCTTTAAAAATTGCCATGGATGGCAGGAAAGTCCTTATAATTTCGAGTGATCCAACCCCATCTCTTTAG
- the rsmD gene encoding 16S rRNA (guanine(966)-N(2))-methyltransferase RsmD: MRITGGYLKGKNIAILNDGTARYTSSKIREAVFDLIGDVKDSKVLDLFAGSGSFAIEALSRGAIFATCVEKEKGMTVVLKKNLEHLSLNKYCHVLNMDVRYAIRFLYKKAYSYDIIFMDPPYERGYIFKTMALFKNNIIYDRNTIFILEYSKRKVLNLSDLDGWDEVVTKRYGDTNIKIVRIGEHII, translated from the coding sequence TTGCGGATAACCGGTGGGTATTTGAAAGGTAAGAACATTGCTATTCTGAATGATGGAACAGCGAGGTATACTTCTTCAAAGATAAGGGAAGCAGTATTTGACCTTATAGGTGATGTAAAAGATAGTAAGGTTCTGGATTTATTTGCAGGTTCAGGATCATTTGCCATCGAGGCCTTAAGTAGAGGTGCCATTTTTGCAACATGTGTGGAGAAGGAAAAAGGCATGACCGTTGTGTTAAAAAAAAATCTTGAACATTTATCTCTAAATAAATATTGCCATGTACTGAATATGGATGTAAGATATGCCATCCGTTTTCTTTATAAAAAGGCATATAGCTATGATATAATTTTTATGGACCCTCCCTATGAAAGGGGTTACATTTTTAAAACCATGGCACTATTCAAAAATAATATTATATATGATAGAAATACAATCTTCATTTTAGAGTACTCAAAAAGGAAAGTCCTGAATTTATCAGACTTGGATGGCTGGGATGAAGTGGTAACTAAAAGATATGGAGATACTAATATTAAAATAGTCAGGATTGGTGAGCATATTATTTAA